In Nocardia asteroides, the following proteins share a genomic window:
- the nrdR gene encoding transcriptional regulator NrdR, which translates to MHCPYCRHPDSRVVDSREVEEGTAIRRRRSCPTCGRRFTTVETAILSVVKRSGVTEPFSREKVIVGVRRACQGREVDDDALNLLAQQVEDAVRAKGSPEVPSHEVGLAILGPLRDLDEVAYLRFASVYRSFTSAADFEREITEMRKARSAAGATTD; encoded by the coding sequence ATGCATTGCCCGTATTGCCGACACCCTGACTCGCGAGTCGTCGACTCGCGTGAAGTCGAGGAGGGCACGGCCATCCGCCGTCGGCGGTCCTGCCCGACCTGCGGCCGCCGGTTCACCACCGTCGAGACCGCGATCCTGTCGGTGGTCAAGCGCAGCGGCGTCACCGAGCCGTTCAGCCGCGAGAAGGTGATCGTGGGTGTGCGCCGGGCCTGCCAGGGCCGCGAGGTCGACGACGACGCGCTGAACCTGCTCGCCCAGCAGGTCGAGGACGCGGTGCGCGCCAAGGGATCTCCCGAGGTGCCCAGCCACGAGGTGGGTCTGGCCATCCTCGGACCGCTGCGCGATCTGGACGAGGTGGCCTACCTGCGTTTCGCCTCGGTGTACCGATCCTTCACCAGCGCCGCCGATTTCGAGCGCGAGATCACCGAGATGCGCAAGGCCCGGTCCGCGGCCGGGGCGACGACCGACTGA
- the lexA gene encoding transcriptional repressor LexA, whose translation MRQRTVLDVIRTSVTERGYPPSIREIGDAVGLTSTSSVAHQLRALERKGYLRRDPNRPRAVNVRGLDEAVRSVTTLPVEPADEVDPSRPTPTFVPVLGRIAAGGPILAEQAVEDVFPLPRELVGDGSLFLLKVVGQSMVDAAICDGDWVVVRQQNVAEGGDIVAAMIDGEATVKTFKRTGKDVWLMPHNPHFEPIPGNDAQILGKVVTVIRKI comes from the coding sequence GTGCGTCAACGCACGGTCCTCGACGTCATCCGCACCTCGGTGACCGAACGCGGCTACCCGCCCAGCATCCGCGAGATCGGCGACGCCGTCGGCCTCACCTCCACCTCCTCGGTGGCCCATCAGCTGCGGGCTCTCGAACGCAAGGGCTACCTGCGCCGCGACCCGAATCGTCCGCGCGCGGTGAATGTCCGCGGTCTGGACGAGGCGGTGCGCTCGGTGACGACGCTGCCGGTGGAACCGGCCGACGAGGTCGACCCCAGCAGGCCGACCCCGACCTTCGTCCCGGTCCTCGGCCGGATCGCCGCCGGTGGGCCGATCCTCGCCGAGCAGGCGGTGGAAGACGTCTTCCCGCTGCCCCGCGAGCTCGTCGGCGACGGGTCGCTGTTCCTGCTCAAGGTCGTCGGCCAGTCGATGGTCGACGCGGCCATCTGCGACGGCGACTGGGTCGTGGTGCGGCAGCAGAACGTCGCCGAGGGCGGTGACATCGTGGCCGCCATGATCGACGGCGAGGCGACGGTGAAGACCTTCAAGCGCACCGGCAAGGACGTGTGGCTGATGCCGCACAACCCGCACTTCGAACCGATTCCCGGTAACGACGCGCAAATCCTGGGCAAGGTCGTCACCGTCATCCGCAAGATCTGA
- a CDS encoding pirin family protein, protein MATANVRVVPGADRFHWWNEWLDSRQSFPATGNFVLEDNAHGLLLVHNEDTVGPGEGFDTHQHRDTEILTWVLEGTVVHQDSAGHSGVIHPGLAQRMSAGTGIRHSERNGAGYRERERLHVVQMWIPPDTPGVAPSYQELDIAGELRRNTLVPVASGMPRYRGEAAIGIGNRHATFHVARLDPGQSITVPDAPYGHVFLARGAADFEDHGPLAQGDAVRLTASGGHRVTATTAAELLIWEMDASVRG, encoded by the coding sequence ATGGCGACAGCGAATGTCCGGGTGGTCCCCGGTGCGGACCGTTTCCACTGGTGGAACGAGTGGCTCGACTCCCGCCAGTCCTTCCCGGCGACCGGCAACTTCGTGCTCGAGGACAACGCGCACGGCCTGCTGCTGGTGCACAACGAGGACACCGTGGGCCCCGGCGAGGGCTTCGACACCCACCAGCATCGCGACACCGAGATCCTCACCTGGGTGCTGGAGGGCACCGTGGTGCACCAGGACTCGGCCGGGCACTCCGGGGTGATCCATCCCGGCCTGGCGCAGCGGATGAGCGCGGGCACCGGCATCCGGCACTCCGAACGCAACGGCGCGGGCTATCGGGAACGCGAGCGCCTGCACGTCGTGCAGATGTGGATCCCGCCGGACACTCCCGGCGTCGCGCCGAGCTACCAGGAGCTCGACATCGCCGGCGAGCTGCGCCGCAACACGCTGGTCCCGGTCGCTTCCGGGATGCCGCGCTACCGGGGCGAGGCCGCGATCGGGATCGGCAACCGCCACGCCACCTTCCATGTGGCGCGCCTGGATCCCGGACAGTCGATCACCGTGCCGGACGCGCCGTACGGCCATGTGTTCCTCGCGCGCGGCGCGGCCGACTTCGAGGATCACGGCCCGCTCGCGCAGGGTGACGCCGTGCGCCTGACCGCGTCCGGCGGCCATCGCGTCACCGCGACGACCGCCGCCGAACTGCTGATCTGGGAGATGGACGCGTCCGTGCGCGGCTGA
- a CDS encoding lysophospholipid acyltransferase family protein has protein sequence MSNDQRGPGTGNENKAGSVGQGDRTLSDNAPLKPTPSEWEIRAFEAVFAPVRAWASPRFYGLDNIPAEGPVLIVANHNLLGGIDAPLLMPAILRERGRLVRGLAEHVLMVPGVREILHRFGAVRGTRTNCLTLLEQGEAVVVFPGGGREAIRRKGEKYVLKWEGRTGFARMAIQAGVPIVPLAMIGIDDALDIVFDGQHPVMRPLRWTCSLLGINPELNPPMVKGIGPTPLPRPERFYFSAGTPIDPTPWLEADDLDAAAADLRDVVRKGLEEELQFLFTERDRDSGRTLAGRLREALPF, from the coding sequence ATGTCGAATGACCAGCGGGGTCCAGGAACAGGGAACGAGAACAAGGCGGGATCGGTCGGGCAGGGCGACCGGACCCTGTCCGACAACGCGCCGCTGAAGCCGACGCCGAGCGAGTGGGAGATCCGCGCGTTCGAGGCGGTCTTCGCACCGGTGCGCGCATGGGCGAGCCCGCGGTTCTACGGCCTGGACAACATTCCGGCCGAGGGCCCGGTGCTCATCGTGGCCAACCACAATCTGCTCGGCGGGATCGACGCGCCGCTGCTGATGCCGGCGATCCTGCGCGAGCGGGGCAGGCTGGTGCGCGGCCTGGCCGAGCACGTGCTGATGGTGCCCGGCGTGCGGGAGATCCTGCATCGCTTCGGCGCGGTGCGCGGCACCAGGACCAACTGCCTGACCCTGCTCGAACAGGGCGAGGCCGTGGTCGTGTTCCCCGGCGGTGGGCGCGAGGCGATCCGGCGCAAAGGCGAGAAGTACGTGCTCAAGTGGGAGGGCCGCACCGGGTTCGCGCGGATGGCCATCCAGGCCGGCGTGCCGATCGTGCCGCTGGCCATGATCGGCATCGACGACGCGCTCGACATCGTCTTCGACGGGCAGCATCCGGTGATGCGTCCGCTGCGCTGGACGTGCAGCCTGCTCGGGATCAACCCGGAGCTGAATCCGCCGATGGTCAAGGGCATCGGCCCGACGCCACTGCCGCGTCCGGAACGGTTCTACTTCTCCGCCGGTACGCCGATCGACCCCACTCCCTGGCTCGAGGCCGACGATCTCGACGCCGCGGCGGCCGATCTGCGCGATGTCGTGCGCAAGGGCCTCGAGGAGGAACTGCAGTTCCTGTTCACCGAGCGGGACCGCGACTCCGGTCGCACCCTCGCCGGGCGCCTGCGCGAGGCCCTGCCCTTCTGA
- the hflX gene encoding GTPase HflX: MQRPGWSPEPTVGEMQLDERSSLRRVAGLSTELTDITEVEYRQLRLERVVLVGVWTTGSAAQAENSMVELAALAETAGSEVLEGLIQRRDKPDPATYIGSGKAEELRTVVLETGADTVICDGELTPAQLTALEKVVKVKVIDRTALILDIFAQHATSREGKAQVALAQMEYMLPRLRGWGESMSRQAGGRAGSNGGVGLRGPGETKIETDRRRIRERMAKLRREIREMKTARDTMRARRTGSGVPAVAIVGYTNAGKSSLMNALTGAGLLVQDALFATLDPTTRRAALDDGREMVFTDTVGFVRHLPTQLVEAFRSTLEEVTGADLLLHVVDGSDPLPLEQIKAVREVITDVIKEQGTTAPPELLVVNKIDAADPNELTRLRGLLPDAAFVSAHTGAGVEELRERLSEVLGGLDVDISVLLPYSRGDLLARIHADGRIISSDHEEGGTRVRARVPHALAAALSEFAHAGPAEAVPS; encoded by the coding sequence ATGCAGCGTCCCGGCTGGTCACCCGAACCCACCGTCGGCGAGATGCAGCTCGACGAGCGCTCCTCGCTGCGCCGCGTGGCCGGGCTGTCCACCGAACTCACCGACATCACCGAGGTCGAATACCGGCAGCTGCGCCTGGAACGGGTCGTGCTGGTCGGTGTCTGGACCACCGGCAGCGCCGCCCAGGCCGAGAACAGCATGGTCGAGCTGGCCGCGCTGGCCGAGACGGCGGGCTCGGAGGTCCTCGAGGGCCTCATCCAGCGTCGCGACAAGCCGGACCCGGCCACCTACATCGGCTCGGGCAAGGCCGAGGAACTGCGCACCGTGGTCCTCGAGACCGGCGCCGACACGGTGATCTGCGACGGTGAACTCACCCCGGCGCAGCTGACCGCGCTGGAGAAGGTCGTCAAGGTCAAGGTCATCGACCGGACGGCGCTGATCCTCGACATCTTCGCCCAGCACGCCACCTCCCGCGAGGGCAAGGCCCAGGTCGCGCTCGCGCAGATGGAATACATGCTGCCGCGCCTGCGCGGCTGGGGTGAGTCCATGTCCCGCCAGGCCGGTGGCCGGGCGGGCAGCAACGGCGGTGTCGGTCTGCGTGGTCCCGGTGAGACCAAGATCGAGACCGACCGCCGCCGCATCCGCGAACGGATGGCCAAGCTGCGCCGCGAGATCCGCGAGATGAAGACCGCCCGCGACACCATGCGCGCCCGCCGCACCGGCAGCGGTGTGCCCGCGGTCGCGATCGTCGGCTACACCAACGCGGGCAAGTCCAGCCTGATGAACGCGCTCACCGGAGCGGGCCTGCTGGTGCAGGACGCGCTGTTCGCCACCCTCGACCCGACCACCCGCCGGGCCGCGCTCGACGACGGCCGCGAGATGGTGTTCACCGACACCGTCGGCTTCGTCCGGCACCTGCCGACCCAGCTGGTCGAGGCGTTCCGCTCGACGCTGGAGGAGGTGACCGGCGCCGACCTGCTGCTGCATGTCGTCGACGGGTCCGATCCGCTGCCGCTCGAGCAGATCAAGGCGGTGCGTGAGGTGATCACCGACGTGATCAAGGAGCAGGGCACCACCGCGCCACCGGAACTGCTGGTGGTCAACAAGATCGACGCGGCCGACCCGAACGAGCTCACCCGGCTGCGCGGGCTGCTGCCCGACGCCGCGTTCGTGTCCGCGCACACCGGCGCGGGGGTGGAGGAGCTGCGCGAGCGGCTCTCGGAGGTGCTCGGCGGCCTCGACGTGGACATCAGCGTGCTGCTGCCCTACAGCCGCGGCGACCTGCTGGCCCGCATCCATGCCGACGGCCGGATCATCTCCTCCGACCACGAGGAGGGCGGCACCAGGGTCCGCGCGCGGGTACCGCACGCGCTGGCCGCGGCGCTGTCGGAATTCGCGCATGCGGGTCCGGCGGAGGCTGTGCCGAGCTGA
- the dapF gene encoding diaminopimelate epimerase produces the protein MEFSKGHGTQNDFVVLPDPQGRLDLTVERVAALCDRQRGLGADGVLRVARAGALVAAGVLAELPAGVAETDWFMDYRNADGSIAEMCGNGVRVFAHYLNASGLETRTEYIVGSRAGARPVVVHVAGPVDGEVTVDMGLVRELGPSTATLGGWALAGIGIDVGNPHLACVDPALTADALAKLDLAVSPGFDPDLFPHGVNVEILTALDADNAVDMRVYERGVGETRSCGTGTVAAAAAALTAAGVSVATGSGEVTVRVPGGRVRVTVDQGRAWLRGPSVLLASGTLSADWWNAQETR, from the coding sequence ATCGAATTCAGCAAGGGCCACGGCACGCAGAACGATTTCGTCGTGCTGCCCGACCCGCAGGGCCGCCTCGACCTGACCGTCGAGCGCGTCGCGGCGCTGTGCGACCGGCAGCGCGGTCTCGGCGCCGACGGCGTGCTGCGGGTGGCCAGGGCGGGCGCGCTCGTCGCCGCCGGTGTGCTCGCCGAGCTGCCCGCGGGCGTCGCCGAAACCGACTGGTTCATGGACTACCGCAACGCCGACGGCTCGATCGCCGAGATGTGCGGCAACGGTGTCCGGGTGTTCGCGCACTACCTGAACGCCTCGGGCCTGGAGACCCGCACCGAGTACATCGTCGGCAGCCGGGCCGGTGCGCGGCCGGTCGTGGTGCACGTGGCGGGCCCGGTCGACGGCGAGGTCACCGTCGACATGGGCCTCGTGCGCGAACTCGGCCCGTCGACCGCGACCCTGGGCGGCTGGGCCCTGGCCGGCATCGGCATCGATGTCGGCAATCCGCACCTGGCCTGCGTCGATCCCGCGCTGACCGCCGACGCGCTGGCCAAGCTGGATCTGGCGGTGTCGCCCGGCTTCGACCCCGACCTGTTCCCGCACGGCGTCAACGTCGAGATCCTCACCGCGCTCGACGCCGACAACGCCGTGGACATGCGCGTCTACGAACGCGGCGTCGGCGAGACCCGCTCCTGCGGCACCGGCACGGTGGCCGCCGCGGCGGCCGCGCTCACCGCGGCCGGTGTCTCGGTGGCGACCGGATCCGGCGAGGTCACGGTGCGCGTGCCCGGCGGCCGCGTGCGGGTCACCGTCGACCAGGGCCGGGCGTGGCTGCGCGGCCCGTCGGTGCTGCTGGCGAGCGGCACGCTGTCGGCGGACTGGTGGAACGCGCAGGAGACCCGATAA
- a CDS encoding TrmH family RNA methyltransferase, with amino-acid sequence MTRRVSTRNASVQVWQAYLNNRTKRHRDGRFLVQGVRPITQALANDWPLETLLYRLGTPELSSWAREVLDTADVPQVGLVPELMAELGEKTAGSPEIVAVAVSRQPDLADYAPGEPGEDAPVVVVFDRPNSPGNLGTLIRSADAFGASGVIVTGHGADQFDPQAVRASTGSLFAVPVLRAAGPGQVLEFRDRQVARGIPTRIVGTDEHAPSTIYDYDFTEATILVVGNETSGMSQAWAEACDDLVTIPMGGTASSLGAPSAGAISLYEIARQRRTFAR; translated from the coding sequence GTGACCCGACGAGTGAGTACCCGCAACGCCTCGGTGCAGGTGTGGCAGGCCTATCTCAACAACCGGACCAAACGTCATCGTGACGGCCGGTTCCTCGTGCAGGGCGTGCGCCCGATCACCCAGGCGCTGGCCAACGACTGGCCGTTGGAGACGCTGCTGTATCGCCTCGGCACCCCCGAGCTGTCCAGCTGGGCCCGCGAGGTCCTCGACACCGCCGACGTCCCGCAGGTGGGGCTGGTGCCCGAGCTCATGGCCGAGCTGGGGGAGAAGACGGCCGGTTCGCCCGAGATCGTGGCGGTCGCGGTGTCGCGCCAGCCGGATCTGGCCGACTACGCGCCGGGTGAGCCGGGCGAGGACGCCCCGGTCGTGGTCGTGTTCGACCGCCCGAACTCGCCGGGCAACCTGGGCACGCTCATCCGCTCGGCCGACGCGTTCGGCGCGTCGGGCGTGATCGTCACCGGGCACGGCGCCGACCAGTTCGACCCGCAGGCCGTGCGCGCCTCCACCGGCTCGCTGTTCGCGGTCCCCGTGCTGCGTGCCGCCGGCCCGGGGCAGGTACTCGAATTCCGCGACCGGCAGGTGGCCCGCGGTATCCCGACCCGCATCGTGGGCACCGACGAGCACGCCCCGAGCACCATCTACGACTACGACTTCACCGAGGCCACCATCCTGGTGGTCGGCAACGAGACCAGCGGCATGAGCCAGGCCTGGGCCGAGGCCTGCGACGACCTGGTGACGATCCCGATGGGCGGTACCGCCAGCTCCCTCGGTGCGCCCTCGGCCGGCGCGATCAGCCTCTACGAGATCGCCCGTCAGCGACGCACCTTCGCCCGGTAA
- the miaA gene encoding tRNA (adenosine(37)-N6)-dimethylallyltransferase MiaA — protein sequence MTSWAKRPIAVVGPTATGKSDLALDLAERLGGEIVNIDAMQLYRGMDVGTAKLPPAQRRGIPHHLLDVLDVTETATVAAYQSAASAIVEDIMARGHTPVVVGGSMMYVQALLDQWDFPATDPEVRARWEALLAEGGTPAVHAALRAADPVAAATILPTDGRRMVRALEVVELTGQPFAASAPTIGPPRWDTVILGVDRETAALDARIEARTALMFDTGLVEEVRALIEVGLRDGQTARRAIGYAQVLAHLDGEYDLAHARERTLIGTRRYVRRQRSWFRRDPRVRWVDGADPELAATALAQLDEPTGRTAQ from the coding sequence GTGACGAGCTGGGCGAAGCGCCCCATCGCGGTCGTCGGCCCCACCGCCACCGGCAAATCCGATCTCGCGCTCGACCTGGCCGAACGGCTCGGCGGCGAGATCGTCAACATCGACGCGATGCAGCTGTACCGCGGCATGGACGTGGGCACCGCGAAACTGCCGCCCGCGCAGCGTCGTGGCATTCCCCACCACCTGCTCGACGTCCTCGACGTCACCGAGACCGCGACGGTCGCCGCCTATCAGAGCGCCGCCAGCGCGATCGTCGAGGACATCATGGCGCGCGGGCACACCCCGGTGGTCGTCGGCGGCTCGATGATGTACGTCCAGGCGCTGCTGGACCAGTGGGACTTCCCGGCCACCGACCCCGAGGTCAGGGCCCGCTGGGAGGCGCTGCTGGCCGAGGGCGGCACTCCCGCCGTGCACGCGGCACTGCGCGCGGCCGACCCGGTCGCCGCGGCGACCATCCTGCCCACCGACGGCAGGCGGATGGTGCGCGCGCTCGAGGTGGTCGAGCTGACCGGGCAGCCGTTCGCGGCGTCGGCGCCGACCATCGGCCCGCCGCGCTGGGACACCGTCATCCTCGGCGTCGACCGCGAGACCGCGGCGCTGGACGCGCGCATCGAGGCGCGCACGGCGCTCATGTTCGACACCGGCCTGGTCGAGGAGGTGCGCGCGCTGATCGAGGTCGGGCTGCGCGACGGCCAGACCGCCCGCCGCGCGATCGGCTACGCCCAGGTGCTGGCCCATCTCGACGGCGAGTACGACCTCGCCCACGCCCGCGAGCGCACCCTCATCGGCACCCGCCGGTATGTGCGCAGGCAGCGGTCGTGGTTCCGCCGCGATCCCAGGGTGCGCTGGGTCGACGGCGCCGATCCCGAGCTCGCCGCGACCGCGCTGGCACAGCTCGACGAACCGACAGGACGGACAGCGCAGTGA
- a CDS encoding class III extradiol ring-cleavage dioxygenase family protein, with the protein MFSIAALVPSPPMLVPELCGRPAASGGDPDDPTVALRAAALDAAAALAAAADRWTVVGVGAHDQNFAPATRGTFRGFGADVVVGLGPAGRAEPPADAQLPLPVLIAGWLRERVAPGITVSARLLAADTAPAECAAAGAALRAELDAEPAPHAVLVVADGAATLTVAAPGYLDERAAPVQHALDAALRTGSRAGLAALDPALSAELLLDGRAAYQVLGGLFAADPADPRVRTLYQGAPYGVGYDVSVWQPVGQEGTQE; encoded by the coding sequence GTGTTCTCGATAGCGGCCCTGGTCCCGTCGCCGCCGATGCTGGTGCCCGAGCTGTGCGGGCGGCCCGCGGCATCCGGTGGTGATCCCGACGACCCGACCGTCGCGCTGCGCGCCGCGGCGCTCGACGCCGCGGCCGCGCTGGCCGCCGCCGCGGACCGCTGGACGGTCGTCGGCGTCGGCGCGCACGACCAGAACTTCGCGCCGGCGACCAGAGGGACCTTCCGTGGTTTCGGCGCCGACGTCGTCGTCGGCCTCGGTCCGGCGGGCCGCGCCGAGCCGCCGGCAGACGCCCAGCTTCCGCTGCCGGTGCTGATCGCCGGATGGTTGCGCGAGCGGGTCGCGCCCGGGATCACGGTGTCGGCGCGACTGCTCGCCGCCGACACCGCCCCGGCCGAGTGCGCGGCGGCGGGTGCCGCGCTGCGCGCCGAACTCGACGCCGAGCCCGCGCCGCACGCGGTGCTCGTCGTCGCCGACGGCGCGGCCACGCTGACCGTGGCGGCGCCGGGCTATCTGGACGAGCGCGCGGCGCCGGTCCAGCACGCGCTCGACGCCGCGCTGCGCACCGGATCGCGCGCCGGACTGGCCGCGCTCGACCCCGCGTTGAGCGCGGAACTGCTGCTCGACGGACGCGCCGCCTACCAGGTACTCGGCGGTCTGTTCGCCGCTGATCCGGCCGATCCGCGGGTGCGTACCCTCTATCAGGGCGCACCCTATGGCGTCGGCTACGACGTGAGCGTGTGGCAACCGGTCGGACAGGAAGGGACGCAGGAGTGA
- a CDS encoding DUF349 domain-containing protein, whose protein sequence is MTDSNGTAKPTPGPGPRPSGTPKPGGTTARPPKPHAVKPAPGPDQPHPHAVVVPTVTDPGKWGRVDEDGTAWVKTAEGERVIGSWQAGDAAEGLAHFGRRFDDLATEVALLEARLAAGADARKTKAAALALAETLPTAAVIGDIDGLSARLQAITEHSEEAAAHAKEEKERARHEHTERKEALAAEAEQIAAESTQWKAAGDRLREILDEWKSIRGVDRKVDDALWKRYSKAREAFNRRRGAHFAELDRERASAKTRKEELCVRAEELSGSTDWTGTAAVFRDLLTEWKAAGRAPREADEALWRRFKSAQDVFFAARNAAVSERDAEFEHNATAKQELLRAYEHIDPAAGLEAARSALRELQDKWDAIGKVPRERMQELEGKLRAIEKKVRDAADQQWRRTDPEAVARAAQFRERVAQFEEQAAKATAAGKKRDAEKALEQAKQWREWAEAAEGAVSNR, encoded by the coding sequence ATGACCGACAGCAACGGAACCGCGAAGCCCACCCCCGGTCCGGGCCCGCGACCCTCCGGTACCCCCAAGCCCGGCGGCACGACTGCGCGTCCGCCGAAGCCACACGCCGTCAAACCGGCGCCGGGCCCCGATCAACCGCACCCGCACGCCGTCGTCGTCCCGACCGTCACCGACCCCGGCAAGTGGGGCCGCGTCGACGAGGACGGCACCGCGTGGGTGAAGACCGCCGAGGGCGAGCGCGTCATCGGTTCCTGGCAGGCGGGCGACGCCGCCGAGGGCCTGGCCCACTTCGGCCGCCGCTTCGACGACCTGGCCACCGAGGTCGCGCTGCTCGAGGCCAGGCTGGCCGCGGGCGCCGACGCCCGCAAGACCAAGGCCGCCGCGCTGGCGCTGGCCGAGACGCTGCCCACCGCGGCCGTCATCGGCGATATCGACGGTCTGTCCGCCCGGCTACAGGCCATCACCGAGCACTCCGAGGAAGCCGCCGCGCACGCCAAGGAGGAGAAGGAGCGCGCCCGGCACGAGCACACCGAGCGCAAGGAAGCCCTCGCCGCCGAGGCCGAGCAGATCGCCGCCGAGTCCACCCAGTGGAAGGCCGCGGGCGACCGGCTGCGCGAGATCCTCGACGAGTGGAAGTCCATCCGCGGGGTCGACCGCAAGGTCGACGACGCCCTGTGGAAGCGGTACTCCAAGGCCCGCGAGGCGTTCAACCGCCGCCGTGGCGCCCACTTCGCCGAGCTCGACCGGGAACGCGCCTCGGCGAAGACCCGCAAGGAAGAGCTGTGCGTGCGCGCCGAGGAGCTGTCCGGCTCCACCGACTGGACCGGCACGGCCGCGGTGTTCCGCGACCTGCTCACCGAATGGAAGGCCGCGGGCCGCGCCCCGCGCGAGGCCGACGAGGCGCTGTGGCGCCGGTTCAAGAGCGCCCAGGACGTGTTCTTCGCCGCCCGCAACGCGGCGGTGTCCGAGCGTGACGCCGAATTCGAGCACAACGCCACCGCCAAGCAGGAGCTGCTGCGCGCCTACGAGCACATCGATCCGGCCGCCGGACTCGAGGCCGCCCGGTCCGCGCTGCGCGAGCTGCAGGACAAGTGGGACGCCATCGGCAAGGTTCCGCGCGAGCGCATGCAGGAGCTGGAAGGCAAGCTGCGCGCCATCGAGAAGAAGGTGCGCGACGCCGCCGACCAGCAGTGGCGCCGCACCGACCCCGAGGCCGTGGCCCGCGCCGCGCAGTTCCGCGAGCGGGTGGCCCAGTTCGAGGAGCAGGCCGCCAAGGCCACCGCGGCGGGCAAGAAGCGCGACGCGGAGAAGGCGCTCGAGCAGGCCAAGCAGTGGCGCGAGTGGGCCGAGGCCGCCGAGGGCGCGGTCAGCAACCGCTAG
- a CDS encoding Rv2732c family membrane protein — protein sequence MNRVDEDKQFEQFRGELDAVERRIAGEIDPGARALVVAGAVFALLISLVLPTAGTARGFDVLLNTQAAGVEHIGLPSRIFVWLVIVFGVGFSLLALTTRRWVLAWLACAGSAVGSVFGVLSIWHRQTPGLGNYEGAGPGIGLILGTLAIMVLTFHWVRVVWSRTAVQLAAEEQRRNAAREAEERDRKRLTGE from the coding sequence GTGAACCGGGTGGACGAGGACAAGCAGTTCGAGCAGTTCCGCGGCGAACTCGACGCGGTGGAACGCCGCATCGCCGGCGAGATCGATCCCGGCGCGCGAGCACTGGTGGTGGCGGGCGCGGTCTTCGCGCTGCTGATCTCGCTGGTGCTGCCCACGGCGGGCACCGCGCGCGGCTTCGACGTGCTGCTGAACACCCAGGCGGCCGGCGTCGAGCACATCGGCCTGCCCTCGCGGATCTTCGTCTGGCTCGTCATCGTCTTCGGCGTCGGCTTCTCGCTGCTGGCGCTGACCACCCGCCGCTGGGTGCTGGCCTGGCTGGCCTGCGCGGGCTCGGCGGTCGGCAGCGTGTTCGGCGTGCTGTCGATCTGGCATCGCCAGACCCCCGGCCTGGGCAACTACGAGGGCGCGGGTCCGGGCATCGGGCTGATCCTGGGCACCCTCGCCATCATGGTGCTGACCTTCCACTGGGTCCGCGTGGTCTGGAGCCGCACCGCGGTGCAGCTGGCGGCCGAGGAACAGCGGCGCAACGCGGCCCGCGAGGCCGAGGAACGCGACCGCAAGCGGCTGACCGGCGAATAG